Below is a window of Desulfovulcanus ferrireducens DNA.
CAATCTAGATCACTTAAATTTGCTTGATAACTCTATCTTATCTGCTCTTTTGGTTAAATTTAAACCGGACACTAGTGACTTTACATTTTGAGCAGTAGAATTGTGGAGATTGAAATGATATATTACCAAAGGTAGTAGAGACGGTTTTCTGAGCTTTTCTTTTAAATCTAGTTTTTTTACCGCATTCTGGACATTTATAGACTGAAAAGTGTGCATCCAACTTAGCCTGGATAATAGCAGATAACATCGCTGGATGACATTGATAAATGTTATTTTCTTTTAACTTTTGTATAACTTGAAACAGACTCATATTTGGAACATCAATCAGATGAAAAATTGTTTCGAATTGTTGGTCTATGCTACCGTAAAAAACTTCTTTTGCTTTGGTCATAGTAATATTTTGTATTAAAGCTTGAGCAACCATGTATTACCTCCTTAACGAAATAACAGAGATAATACATGAAAATTAAATAAATGTTAAATCTTTAACCACAATTTGTTCAAAGAAATCAATATGTTAAATATAAAAAATTAGATGAAAATTTTCGGTGCAGCTATCGGATGCACCCACATTTAACTATCTGTTCAGCCCTCTCCACCAGATACTGTAAATAATGCCAATCAATCTTGACGACAATCACCAGATCAATCACACCATAATCAATGCCTTGCATAATCGCCTATTATATAGGCCGCCTCTACATTTCCCAGTCGGGAATGAATTTCATCTATAATCTTATCAATACCAAAATACTTGCGCACAATAGTGTTTAATTCGGGAAATAAGGGATGCAAGGTGTTGGCTGAATATTTAATGGTGCGACCATTAACTTTCTTCTTCAGCAGTCCTGTTTTTGTTAAACGCTCCAGTTCAACGCGCACACCATTGGAGGACTCGCTAAACTCTGCTGCCAGTTCCCGCAAATAACTGCTTACATGAGGATTTAAAAAAAAATTTAGAAACAAGTTTTAGGCGTGTTTTCGATGTAATAAGAACATCTAACATAAATTCTGAATATTTTTTTTACTCAAAAACTGTCAAGATATTTTTGAACGTCCAACATGGCTTTGGCTTCTAATTTGACTGTCCAAATTTTCCTCCTCTAAAAAAAAACGGCCCTTACGGGCCGCTTAAAGTCATTCAACTGTTATCAGACTCTTTAACCTCTCGCATTTAACCGGACCTATGCCTTTGACCTGCATGATATCTTCTTTTATTCTAAAAGGATATTTCTCCCTGTATTTTATTATCCTCTCAGCGATCACCGGCCCTATACCCGGAAGGCTAATCAACTCCTCTACAGTGGCAGTGTTGATATTCACCGGTTCTCCAGCAAGGGCAAAAGACGGAGCAATGCACAAAGTCCAAACTAGAGCTACAACAAACAAAGCTTTTAGAAAACGAAACATAGGGAACCTCCTTCTGGCCCATGCCCCCCATCGTGGCAGGAGTGCATGAAACATCAAGTTCAAAGTTTATTTATATCAATACGTTGCGTATATTTTATTTACGCTAACGGAGTTATGCTCTGATTTTTTTACATAAGGTGATTCCTTATGTAAAAAAGAGGTTCCCAAACATTAACAAAAACAAGCTTCTAGAACAAGCTGGCAACGATCGAATAATCTTTAAACTGCCAATTCAAATACCTGCCGGTCTCTGTATTCTGCCTGCTTACCCTTGTTCCAAAGGTTAACCGGCCTGTAATAACCCACCACGCGAGTATACACTTCGGTATCCAGACCACATTTCGGGCAGGTAAAATGTTCGCCTTGCAAATAACCGTGTTCCTTACAAACAGAAAATGTCGGGGTAATGGATAAATAAGGTAGTTTAGTCTTGGATAATGCCTTGAGGATAAAGCTCCTTAAGGCACCTGTATCTGTTACAGCCTCACCCAGGAAGGTATGAAAAACAGTGCCGCCAGTATACAAAGGCTGAAGTTTATTCTGGTGTTCCAGAGCAAAAAATACGTCCCTGGTGATGTCCACAGGCAAAGTTGTGGAGTTGGTGTAATAGGGCACACCATTTCCAGAAGTATAGATAGTATTGTAAAGGGCCTTATCAATCTTGGCCAAGCGATAACTTGTTCCTTCCGCAGGGGTTGCTTCAAGATTATATAGATTTCCGGTTTCTTCCTGGAATTTTACAGTCAAGTTACGCAAATGTTCAAGAACCCTCTCCATCAGCCTCATGCCGGCCTCGGTTTCAATACCCTTGCCCAACAGATTCATGCAGGCTTCGTGTCCGCCTACCAAGCCAATAGTACTAAAATGACCTTTAAGGCCATTTTTTAAGTACCTTCTAGAAAAGGGGAAAAGACCTTTTTCCATGTTATCGCAAATGAGCTTGCGTTTAAATTCCAGAGAGTCCTTTGCCAGCTCTGCATATTCAGCGATTAAATCTAAAAAGTCCTCTTCACCCTGAGCCAAAAAAGCCAGCTTAGGCAGGTTCAAGGTGACTACGCCAATAGACCCGGTCAAATCACCCGCCCCAAACAGACCTCCGGTTCTTTTCCTCAGCTCCCTTAAATCCATCTGCAAACGGCAGCACATGGAACGCACATCTTCGGGATTTAAGTCTGAATTGATAAAATTCTGGAAATAAGGCACACCATATTTTGCTGTAAGCTTGAGCAGCAGTTCGCCGACCTCACTTTCCCAAGGGAAATCAGGCGTCACATTATAGGTGGGAATGGGGAAAGAAAAGATGCGCCCATGGTAATCACCTTCCAGCATGACCTCTAAAAAGGCCCTGTTAATCATTTCCATTTCCGGGACAAAATCCCCATAGGTCTCATTTTGCAGCTTCCCACCAATAATCACTGCTTCTTTGGCAATATGTTTAGGTGGAACCAGATCAAATGTTAAATTGGTGAACGGGCTCTGTCCCCCCCATCTGGAAGTGGTGTTCAGGTTAAAGACAAATTTCTGCATGGCCTGCTTAACCTGGTGGTAATCAAGGCCATCATAACGGACAAAGGGGGCGAGATAAGTATCCACATTATTAAAGGCCTGTGCGCCGGCCCATTCATTTTGCAGAGTGCCCAAAAAGTTGACCATCTGCCCCAAAGCAGAATCAAAATGTTTGGCCGGACCGGAAGAACACCGTCCTTCCAGGTTGAACCCTTCCAGGAGAAGGTCACGCAAACTCCATCCGGCACAGTAACCAGCCAGGCCAAAAGACAGGTCATGGATATGAAAATAACCATGTTCATGGGCCAAACGAATCTCTTCCGGATATTTTTCCAAGGCGTACCTGGCCTGCACAGATCCGGACAAATGCAGCATCAGCCCCTGAAAAGAGTGGGCCATGTTGGCATTCTCATTAACCCGCCAATCAGACTTGTTCATGTAGCTGTCAATGGTATCTTTGATATCTAAAAAGGCCTCTTTCTGGCTACGAATCTCCCGTCTCTTTTCCCGGTATAAAATATATTTTTTAGCAGCCTGATACAGCCTGGACTCCATGAGGACCAATTCCACCATATCCTGGACCTGCTCTTGCTCAGGTATGTCCAAATCTGCAAGCTTGTTTTCCACTTTCATGGCCAGTCTTTTGGCCAAAAGAGGATCTTTAATCCCGCTGGCCTTTAAGGCCTTGAAAATAGCCTGGGCGATCCTATCTACAGACCAGGTTTCCAGCCGGCCGTCTCTCTTTTTGATTTGTTTAGGCATAAATATATCTCCTTTCAGATAATTTTGAATGTTGAATTATTTTTTATTCTGTTGTCCAGTCTTTATTATGCTTGTTAAAATTTTCATAATACTCTCAATTTCATCAAACAGGAGCTTTACTTTCGGCTTATCAGGATCAATATAGCCACTATCTTTTAATAAGTTTAGCCAATAATGCGTCTCTCTTGCTTCTTTAGCTGAAATAGACATCTTCGCTAAAAAATCTTTTTTACTAAATCCTACCTGAGCTTCATTAACATTTGCACCAATTGATGTTCCGCATTCTAACAATTGTTTAGACATCACATATTCTCTTTTATCATCTACCAGAAAATTATATAATTCAATAACCATTGAAGCAAATTTATATGTCTTTTAAACTATTATATTATCTTTCACTTCTTTAATTAAACATCCAACATTAATCATTCAACATTAACGAACGTCTGCTCTACCAATTCAAATCCTTTGGGCAGGTAGGTTTGAACTTCATGCATATCATCTTCTGTTAAACTCGGTACCCTGGTACATCGAAAGATAAATCTGTTCGGCCATTTTTTAGCCATATCAAAGATGGCTTCCAGACATTTTTGTGCTTTTTGTGAGCTAACCTTATTTCCAGTCAGCTGGGGATATTTTCCCCAGGGGCCTTTGACATCCACGGCTACCATCCGGACCAAATCCTTTTCCAGGACCAGCTTGACCACATCTGGCCGCAGACCATTGGTATCAAGCTTAACCGGAAGATTAAATACCCTTAAGGTGGTCAGGACTTGTTCAAGCCCCGCCAAGATAGTTGGCTCCCCCCCACTAACCACTAATCCATCCAACCAGGTTTTGTCATGATCTATTCTTTCCAGAACCATCCCCCGGTCCAATTGGGGTAAACTTTGCGGTTCCCAGGCAAGCCTGGCATTATGGCATGTGGGGCAACGCAGATTGCATCCACCAAAAAACAATACCGCGGTCACCTTGCCCGGCCAGTCACATAAACTTAACGGTTCATATCCGCGCAATGCCACCCAGGGCGATACGCAGGAGTTATTCTTATCTGACATTCCGAAAATAAATTTAGGGTACCTTGGTTTAAAATTCAGAATCTTAAGTATTTTGAGGATAAAATAAATATTTCCCCTGCATCCTCGTGCAGAGAAAATCATGACAAGCTCCAGGCAGGTCTTCTGGCTCTTCCCGGTTTTCTGCCGACCTTCCCATCCTTTTTTAAAAAAAGAAGTTCAGAAGTTGAGAAGATTAGGAGATAGGTTTTTATAAACGAAAGTCCCATCTCCTTTTCCGTGTTCTTCAATCTTCCTAACTTCCCAACATCCTATCTGCCTAACTTCTCCTAAGCAGGAATGCAGGACAGTGGTCATGACCTGGAGAAAACCTTCACGGGAATTACAGCGGCGGGACCGCCCCGGACTCTCACCGGAGTTCCCTATTAAGGCCGCGCGGCCACCTGGAGTAAATCATGGCGGCAGAAATTATAATCCCACCAGAGGCAGGATACAAGAAAAAATAAAAAAATAAATAATTCGACTAATTAGAGGGCGAGACTTTTTAAATTAAACCCAAAATCCCTGGTCTGGCGTGACTAAAAACCCGGCTCCAGTCCTGGATTGACAAAGGCTGGTGCTGTTTCATCCGCTTGCACAAAAACCGGAGGGCAATCCCTCACTTCCACTTTTCTGCCCACAATCTTAAGCCTTCCCTGGGCCAGCCACTCAATAGCCTGAGGGTAAATCCGATGCTCCCAATTCAAGATACGCTGCCCGAGGCTCTGGCCATCATCGCTGACATAGGCCGGCACAACAGCCTGGATAATAATCGGACCATTATCCATTTTCTCGTCCACAAAATGCACTGTACACCCGGAAAAACGCACCCCATAATCAGCTGCCTGGGCCTGGACACGCACGCCTGGAAAACTGGGTAAAATTGCAGGATGTATATTTAAAATTTTATTGGGAAAGGCCTGAATGAACGCAGGAGTCAATATCCGCATAAATCCGGCCAGAATTACCGCTTCTGCACCTGCTTCCTTGATAACCCGGACCATGGCCTGATCAAAGTCCTCGCGGGAAGAAAAATTTTGATGCTCGATAACTTCCGTGCGCAAATTATGCTTTTTGGCTCTTGTTAGTCCGTAGGCATCGGGTTTATTGCTGATAACCACCTTGATTTCGGCATGAAGCACTTTCTGTTCTATTTTATCAATTATGGATTGCAGATTCGACCCGCTTCCTGAGATTAAAACAGCTATGGGTAAGGCCATTGATCCTCCTTTTTTGTTTGAGTGGTTAAGTTAATTTATTCTCTTAATAATACAAAACAACTAAACCACTCAACTACTTACCTACTCAACTATTCAACTATAGCTTTCACCAAGCCATCTATAGTAAATTCTTCTGGCTGAATATGGGCATCAAAACCATACTTCTGTAATGTTCTAGCCGTAATAGGACCTATGCAGGCCAATTTTATACCGTTTCCGCCTTCTGCGGCAGATACATAAGGTTTAAGTTTCTCAGCATCGAGGAGACTAAAGAAATTCTCAACAGTAGAAGAACTGGTAAAGGTAATATATTGAATTTTTCCTTCATTAATCTGCTCTAAGAGGACATCAGCGTTAGCGTCGCTTTCCTGGCTTAATACTGTTTCGTAAACAGGTAAAATATCTACCTCTGCCCCGGCACGTCTCAGGTTTTCCGGTAGGACCTCCCGTGCCTTCTTGGCCCTGGGAATGAGCACTTTTTTGCCCTTGATCCCCATTTTTAAAAGCCCTTCCACCACGGATTCCGCCACGTATTTATCAGGAATAAAGTCAGCAAAAATCCCCCTTTCTCTCAAAGCAGAAGCCGTGGCCGGCCCAATTGCTGCCACCTGCGTCAGCCCGAGAGCGCGGGCATCATAGCCCATGCTTCTCAGCTGTTGCCAGAAGAATTTGACCCCATTGACAGAGGTAAAAACAATCCATTGGTAAAAATCCAGATTTGTGATGGCCTCTCTTAAATGAGAGTAATCATCCAGAGGCTTGATCTTGATGGTTGGGAACTCATAACAGCATGCGCCAAGTGCTTCCAGCTTGCTTACCAAGACGCTGGCTTGTTCCCTGGCCCGAGTCACAACCACGCCTTTACCCAAAAGTGGCAGCTTTTCGAACCAATCCAGCTTATCTTTTAATTTAACCACTTCCCCGACCACCAAAAGAGATGGAGGTCTAAACCCCTTCGCTCTGGCCTGGTCAGCTATTTCAGCAATAGTGGACACCAGTGTTCTTTGGCGACAGGTTGTTCCCCAATGGATGAGGCTTGCCGGCATATCCGGACGCATGCCAGCCTGGATAAGGTTGGTACTAATATATTCCAGATTTTTCACGCCCATAAAAAAGACCAGGGTACTTGTTCCAGAGGCCAGGGCCTGCCAATTATGAGCGCTCTCGGGCTTGTCCGGGTCTTCGTGACCAGTGATAAACGATACTGAAGAGGCATACCTTCTATGGGTCAAGGGAATACCAGCATAAGCCGGCGCGGCCACAGCCGAAGTCACCCCCGGAACCACTTCAAAATCAAGACCTGCTTCGATAAGCTCCTCTGCCTCTTCCCCGCCCCGACCAAAAACATAGGGATCGCCGCCTTTGAGCCTGGCCACAACCAGCCCCTTTTTGGCCCTGTCCACCAACAAATCATTAATCTTGTCCTGGGGCAGGGTGTGATCTCCGCCTTTCTTGCCTACATAGATAATTTCTGCATCCTTGCGGCAAAACTTTAAAAACTCCTTATTAGCCAGATAGTCGTAAACAACAACGTCAGCCTTTTCCAAGATATTTTTGGCCTTTATGGTCAAAAGCCCAGGATCGCCAGGCCCTGCTCCCAATAAATAGACTTTAGACATCGCTTAATGTGCCTCCTATTTCAGTCCAGCAAGCCGCTCTCTTAATTTTTCTAGCTTTACTTTTTTTTCCTCAAATTCATTCAGTTTACGCTTTTCTTTGTCCACCACATGAGCTGGGGCCTTGTTCACAAATCCCTCGTTGGACAGTTTGCGGCTGACAAATTCCAGCTCCTTGTTGATTTTCTTTAGTTCCTTATCAAGCCTTGCAAGTTCACTTTCTATATCCACCAGGTCTTTGACCGGCACATAGAGCTCATGCCCCTTAACCACATTAGAAGCTGCACCAGGCGGCGGAGTCAAATCAGGTTCGGCCTGCATCGATTCCAAGCGGGCCAAATGCATAATTAAACTTTTTTGGCCAAGCAAAAAGTCTCTGTCCTCTCCTTCGACGCGTACATAAAGTTTAAGTTTCTGCGAAGGTCCAATACCAAGCTCCGAACGAATGTTTCGCACACTAACTACAACTTGTTGTAAAAACTCCATCCTCTCTACCACATCTGGCTGCAAACATTCCGGCCGACTCTCTGGAAATGGCTCCCGGGCCAAATTTGGATTTTCCTGTCCAGGGATATAGCTCCATACTTCCTGAGTAACAAAAGGAATAATGGGATGTAAAAGAACCAAAATTTCACTTAAAACCTGTTTCAAACAGCCCCTGGCCAGGGATTTGACTTCTTCGTCCTGACCATAGAGCTCTGGCTTGATCATCTCCAGGTACCAGTCACAAAACTCATGCCAGACAAATTGATATAGTACCCCGGCTGCATCGTTAAACCGGTAAGCTTCTAAAGCCTTGCGCACCTCCTCTTTCACTTCTTCAAGGCGATGCAAGATCCATTGGTGAGTCAAGCCACCGCTTTCACTAATTTTGGCCGGCTCAAACTCAATTTTTTCTTCCTCTGTTAAGTGCATCAGCGCAAATCTGGCTGCGTTCCAGATCTTATTGATAAAATGGCGGTAGCCCTCAATGCGCTCTTCGCTCATCTTGATGTCCCGGCCCATGGCAGCAAAGGCAGTCAGTGTAAATCTGAAGGCATCAGTGCCAAATTTATCCATCATGAGCAGCGGATCAATAACATTGCCCTTGGATTTACTCATTTTCTGGCCCTGGGCGTCGCGAACCAGAGCATGAATATAGACATGCCGAAACGGGACATCCTTCATAAAATGCAGGCCCATCATCATCATTCGAGCCACCCAGAAAAATAAGATATCAAATCCTGTGACCAGGACGGAGGTGGGATAAAACTTTTTAAGCTCCTCGGTCTGATCTGGCCAACCCAGGGTGGAAAATGGCCACAAGGCAGAGGAAAACCAGGTATCCAGCACATCTTCATCCTGACTTAATTTGTCACTCTTGCATTCCGGGCAAGCTGTTGGATCTTCTCTGGCCACAATCAAATGCCCGCAGTCTTCGCAGGTCCAGGCCGGAATCCGGTGTCCCCACCAGATCTGCCGGGAGATACACCAATCTCTAATATTATCCAACCATTCAAAATAAGTCTTGGTCCAGTGATCTGGAAAAATTTTGGTTCGGCTATCTACTACAGCCTGTCTGGCTTCCTTGGCCAGCGGACCAATTTTTACAAACCATTGCCTGGAAACATACGGTTCAATAACTGCTCTACAACGATAACAATGGCCCACACTATGTTGCAGATCTTCTTTTTTGACCAGAAAGCCCTGTTCCTCAAGCATCTGAACGACTTTTTTCCGGCACTCAAACCTGTCCAGACCAGCAAACTCAGGACCGGCCTGCTCATTCATCCTGCCTTCATCGTCAATAACCTGAATAACATCCAGATTATGCTTCTTGCCCAGTTCAAAGTCGTTCATGTCATGGGCAGGGGTAATCTTCAGGCAACCTGTGCCAAACTCTCTGTCCACATAACTATCAGCAATAATAGGGATTTTCCTCTGAACCAAAGGCAAGATAACTTCCTTACCAATTAAGTGACTATATCTTTCATCTTCGGGATGCACAGCCACACCAGTGTCGCCGAGCATGGTCTCCGGCCTGGTGGTAGCCACGATTACTTCTCCCTGGCCATCAGCCAAAGGATACTTAATATGGTAAAGTGCACCCAAAGCCTCTTCATGTTCAACTTCCAGATCTGCCAAAGCAGTATGACATCTGGGACACCAATTGATAATATAATCGCCCTGGTAAATTAAACCCTCTTCATAAAGACGGACAAAGACTTCGCGCACGGCCCTGGATAATCCTTCATCCATGGTAAAGCGCAGCCTTGACCAGTCCACAGAGGCACCAATACGCCGAATCTGATTTAAAATCTTATTTCCATACTCCTCTTTCCACTCCCACACACGTTCAATAAACTTTTCCCGTCCTAAGGACTGTCTGGTCTTACCCTCGGCGGCCAGGGCCCTTTCCACCACGTTCTGCGTGGCGATTCCAGCATGGTCGGTGCCTGGCACCCAAAGTACATCATAACCAAGCTGGCGGTGAAAACGGCACAATATATCCTGCAAAGTCAGGTTCAGGGCATGGCCCATGTGCAGGGTCCCGGTTACATTTGGCGGAGGAATAACTATGGCATAAGGCTTTTTAACCTTGTCAACATCCGGACTAAAACTCTTATTCTCTTCCCAAAACTCAAGCCACTTTTCTTCCACACCTTTTGGATCGTATCCTTTAGGCAATTCTTGTGCACCCATATCTATCTCCATGGAATAGTTAACTGGTGGAATGATTGATTAATTATTTATTTTGTTTACTTAAGCGATTGGTGGTTGAGAGTTAACCAGTCAAACAGTAAACTAATAAACCAATTTACAAACTATACAAATCCAATATTGCCCTGTCCATAAAAAATCAAGCCTGCTACAGGGCAAACGCATCTGATTTTTAAGAGAAAACCTCGCGCCAAGCCGCCAAGTCGCCAAGGAAAATAAAGGCTTTTGTTCGGCTTAAGGGCACAAGCCGAACAAAAGCTTCCCGGCCCTTTGGGCCGATGTTTGATGTGCACTAAGGATCTGTTAGATATATAAATTTTTGAATTCAGCCTAGGTTAATCCATTTATCCTGGCCTAAAAGGCCAGTAAGTCAGGTCTGTCAGCGTCTTGCTGACAGACCTGACGCTTTCGCTATTTCTACCCTTGGCGTCTTTGCGTCTTGGCGCGAGAATTTTTTGCGATTTAAGTGCGTTTGCCCTGAAACCAGATAAGCTACAGGTTTACAGGTTGAATGAATCACGGTTAATGGATAACGAATCTCCAATGAAACATAGAACAGAAAAACTTTTCATCCTCTGGGATGAATCCCATTTATGGGGGATTCTTCTCTGGCGCGCCTTAAACTTCTGGCGAGTGCCCATCCAGGTTGTAACCGCCTGCCAGATTCAAAGAGGAATTTTGGCTCAAGAAAATCCCCTGGCTCTTCTCGTCCCAGGCGGATGGGCCAGGCTAAAATCCCAAAACCTAGGAGTTGATGGAAGAAAAAATATCCGCAAATTTATTCAAAACGGAGGGAAATACCTGGGTTTTTGTGGAGGAGCAGGGTTGGCACTCAAATCAAGTGGCCCAGATCCAGCCAATAAAGGCAAAAGACGCGCTGTGCCCCTGCTTGATCTCTGTTCATGGGGCCGCAAACCAATGTCTAAGAGACTGCCGAATTTTAGCGGTCATATTTTGTGTCAGGTAGAATTAAAGAACAATAACCTTATTTCCCAAATGGCTTTGCCTGTCTGGTGGCCGTCACAATTTGCACCGAATGACGATCCCACGGTGCAAATCTTGGCCTCATATCTTGAACCGGAAAAAGATTTCTGGGTAACTGACCTCAATTTAAGTGCCCTTGAACCACAGGAACTTCGTAAATGGGAGAAAGTCTATAAAATCAGTTTAAATCCCGCCCTTATCCAGGGTGAACCATGCCTCATCCAAGGCAGATTCGGCCAAGGAGAGTATATTTTAAGCTATGCGCACCTTGAAACTCCTAACTCTCCGTCTGCCAACAAGCTTCTTTGGACCATTCTCTCCACCTGGCTGAAGAAAAAAGAAGATGGAAAGTTAAGAAGATGGGGAGATAAGAAGAAGGTAAAAGGTTGGGGCAATTATGTTCAACCAGCTCTCCCAGAGTGGGATGTGCAGAATCCAGCCATTGTCTGGGAAGACAAGGACCTTTTTGAGCTATGGAAAAGGGTAGAAAGCATAATTGACTTTGGCCAAAAGCATTTTCTTCTTTCCTGGCGCAGACCCTGGCTTCTTTCATGGCGTAGAGGTATCCCCGGTTCCCACATCAATTTTATTTACGCCATGCTTTCCTTTATCTTAAGCGTAAGACCTAAATCAAAAACGCTTGCTTTGTGGAAAAAAAATAAAGACCAGCTTACTTATCTAACAGATAAATTCTGCATACGCCTCAAACCTTATCTTCTGGCAGAAAGGTTGGCCCTAACCAGCAGCCCATCCTCACCTGAAACAAGCTCGAAAGCCGGTCTTCAACAAGACAAAATCGAACTCTTTGGCACCTTTCCTGGCTATGGCGGCCTTTATGGCCAGATTATAAATATTCTGGACCAGCTTATCTTGAGCAGCCTAAGGGAGTAGGTGAGTAGTTAAATAGTTGAGTGGTTGAGTAGGGAAGTGGTTAAGTAGGTGAGGCTTGCGGACCAGCAGGGCATCGAAGCCACCCCAAAATTTTCACGACGCACAAGCTGAATATCGATAAGCAAAATGTCCAGTTGTCCAAAGAGCCCGCAAACAAGCTATAGATGGGGCAAGTCTTTGTGCGCACCGCCAGAAAAGAACCCCCGAAATATTTATATTTGTTATGGATTGTAACCTTTCAGCTAAATTCTGGAGAGAATCTCTTTTAAAATCTGCCTGGCTCGCTGCTCATCCCCCAATACGCCGACCCGGATAGTTATTTCACAAGAATATTGGGTTAAGGCCTCTATGGTGATCCAAACATTGGTGTCGTCCAAATATCTGGACCTAAGTTGAGCAGCGTCCTTGCCTCTTTCGGCCTTTAGTATAGGCAGTCCCATCTTTTTCATGGCCGTGATACTGGCCTGATAGACTTTGTCCATGTCCTTATTCAAATGCTGAGTAAGCTTTCCTTTATACCAGATGGCCGCCCCGGCTCCGAGTCCACTTCCAACTACAAACAAGCAACTAAGCTGAGTCATCATTAAAAAAACACAGAAAAAACCTAAAATAAACTTTTTGAGCATAAGACAATCCTTTATTATTTTAAGTTTAATTCAAAGTTGTCAATAATTCCAAGTAGATATCAAATTTAACGGGCGCA
It encodes the following:
- a CDS encoding BPL-N domain-containing protein — encoded protein: MKHRTEKLFILWDESHLWGILLWRALNFWRVPIQVVTACQIQRGILAQENPLALLVPGGWARLKSQNLGVDGRKNIRKFIQNGGKYLGFCGGAGLALKSSGPDPANKGKRRAVPLLDLCSWGRKPMSKRLPNFSGHILCQVELKNNNLISQMALPVWWPSQFAPNDDPTVQILASYLEPEKDFWVTDLNLSALEPQELRKWEKVYKISLNPALIQGEPCLIQGRFGQGEYILSYAHLETPNSPSANKLLWTILSTWLKKKEDGKLRRWGDKKKVKGWGNYVQPALPEWDVQNPAIVWEDKDLFELWKRVESIIDFGQKHFLLSWRRPWLLSWRRGIPGSHINFIYAMLSFILSVRPKSKTLALWKKNKDQLTYLTDKFCIRLKPYLLAERLALTSSPSSPETSSKAGLQQDKIELFGTFPGYGGLYGQIINILDQLILSSLRE
- a CDS encoding DUF3568 family protein produces the protein MLKKFILGFFCVFLMMTQLSCLFVVGSGLGAGAAIWYKGKLTQHLNKDMDKVYQASITAMKKMGLPILKAERGKDAAQLRSRYLDDTNVWITIEALTQYSCEITIRVGVLGDEQRARQILKEILSRI